A window of the Rhizobium brockwellii genome harbors these coding sequences:
- a CDS encoding NAD(P)/FAD-dependent oxidoreductase has translation MEKEDVILIGETGLQRKSDVIVIGAGAAGMMAAIRAGKRGRSVVILDHARAPGEKIRISGGGRCNFTNIHAGPKNFLSANPHFCKSALARFTPADFIAMVDRHGIAWHEKTLGQLFCDDSAKDIIRMLLAEMRMAGAVLHLATEISGVEKTESGFRVSTSEGHCEASSLIVATGGKSIPKMGATGLAYRLAEQFGLAVLETRPGLVPLTLDPGLLESIAPLAGIAAPAEIRHGRTAFREALLFTHRGLSGPAILQISSYWREGDEVVVAIEPDIDIAAHLKTAKQLNGRQSPQTALGDILPKRLAQFLVEREKISGNMADLPDKALLRLAAGVQNWAVKPSGSEGYRTAEVTLGGIDTAALDSRSMETKAVPGLYFIGECVDVTGWLGGYNFQWAWASGFAAGEWA, from the coding sequence ATGGAAAAAGAAGACGTGATTTTGATCGGGGAAACGGGTTTGCAGCGCAAAAGCGACGTTATCGTCATCGGCGCCGGAGCGGCGGGCATGATGGCGGCCATCCGCGCCGGAAAACGCGGCCGCTCGGTCGTCATCCTCGACCATGCCAGGGCGCCCGGCGAGAAGATCCGCATATCAGGCGGCGGCCGCTGCAATTTCACCAATATCCATGCCGGACCGAAGAATTTCCTCTCCGCCAACCCGCATTTCTGCAAATCGGCGCTCGCCCGTTTCACACCTGCCGACTTCATCGCCATGGTCGACCGCCATGGCATTGCCTGGCACGAAAAGACGCTCGGCCAGCTTTTCTGCGACGATAGCGCCAAAGATATCATCCGCATGCTGCTGGCCGAGATGCGCATGGCCGGTGCAGTGCTGCATCTCGCCACCGAGATATCAGGCGTCGAAAAGACCGAATCCGGCTTCCGGGTATCGACGAGCGAAGGTCACTGTGAAGCATCGTCGCTGATCGTCGCCACCGGCGGCAAGTCGATCCCGAAGATGGGCGCTACCGGCCTTGCCTATCGCCTCGCCGAGCAGTTCGGCTTGGCTGTGCTCGAAACTCGACCCGGCCTCGTGCCGCTGACGCTCGATCCCGGCCTGCTGGAAAGCATCGCGCCGCTCGCCGGCATTGCCGCCCCGGCCGAAATCCGCCACGGCAGGACCGCCTTCCGCGAAGCGCTGTTGTTCACCCATCGCGGGCTGAGCGGCCCGGCCATCCTGCAGATTTCCTCCTATTGGCGCGAGGGCGACGAGGTCGTGGTCGCCATCGAACCGGATATCGATATTGCGGCGCATTTGAAGACGGCAAAGCAGCTCAATGGCCGCCAGTCGCCGCAGACAGCCCTTGGCGACATCCTGCCGAAGCGGTTGGCACAATTTCTCGTCGAGCGCGAAAAGATCTCCGGCAACATGGCCGACCTGCCCGACAAGGCGCTGCTGCGTCTTGCCGCCGGCGTCCAGAACTGGGCGGTCAAACCGTCCGGCTCGGAAGGCTACCGCACCGCCGAAGTGACGCTCGGCGGCATCGACACGGCAGCGCTCGATTCCCGCAGCATGGAAACAAAAGCCGTGCCCGGCCTTTATTTCATCGGCGAGTGCGTCGACGTCACCGG